Proteins from a single region of Sandaracinaceae bacterium:
- a CDS encoding sigma-70 family RNA polymerase sigma factor gives MDTADARTEMELLSLAQAGDRRAFAGLVRMHHGRLVACAHQMLGSAAEVDDAVQESFIRAWRALGRFDGRARLSTWLYRICVNVCLNRMRSNRRHVASDVDDPKLPEPTADAESAGVDPQRTLEQAQLYGRVGEALEALSPSLRSAVVLVLLQGMSHKEAGDALGCAEGTVAWRIHEARRRLRDLLGDLAEPGALAAGGGA, from the coding sequence ATGGACACCGCAGACGCGCGCACCGAGATGGAGCTGCTGAGCCTGGCGCAGGCCGGAGACCGGCGCGCCTTCGCGGGCCTGGTGCGCATGCATCACGGGCGCTTGGTGGCCTGTGCACACCAGATGCTCGGGTCCGCCGCCGAGGTCGACGACGCCGTGCAAGAGAGCTTCATCCGTGCTTGGCGCGCGCTGGGCCGCTTCGACGGGCGCGCCCGCCTGTCCACGTGGCTCTACCGCATCTGCGTGAACGTCTGCCTCAACCGCATGCGCAGCAACCGTCGGCACGTCGCTTCCGACGTGGACGATCCGAAGCTGCCCGAGCCCACGGCCGACGCGGAGAGCGCGGGCGTGGACCCGCAGCGCACGCTGGAGCAGGCCCAGCTCTATGGGCGCGTGGGCGAGGCCCTCGAGGCGCTCAGTCCCTCACTGCGTTCGGCGGTGGTGCTGGTGCTGCTGCAGGGCATGTCGCACAAGGAGGCGGGCGACGCGCTCGGGTGCGCCGAGGGCACCGTCGCGTGGCGCATCCACGAGGCGCGTCGGAGGCTCCGCGATCTGCTCGGGGATCTCGCGGAACCCGGGGCCTTGGCCGCGGGAGGTGGCGCGTGA
- a CDS encoding TIGR02266 family protein, translating to MRNSPEAERSSGVEVVETYANTGPRTTTRWTKLGRAPLVFDRSPRERFNPGVSTDDKDRRGGERAPIELKVEYKRLNSFFADYTKNISRGGTFIRTERPLGIGTEFNFKLCVPTLENPLVLRGKVQWTVAPNEVVDDGEPGMGIGFVYSSESERERIEAIVETLMVDSLGNVIYEKLMGKPPRGSLLPSK from the coding sequence ATGAGGAACTCGCCCGAGGCAGAGCGCTCTTCCGGCGTCGAGGTGGTCGAAACGTACGCAAACACGGGACCTAGGACAACCACGAGGTGGACAAAGCTTGGGCGCGCACCGCTCGTTTTTGACCGGAGCCCCCGCGAGCGCTTTAATCCGGGCGTGTCCACTGACGACAAAGACCGCCGCGGCGGGGAGCGCGCCCCGATCGAGCTCAAGGTCGAGTACAAGCGGTTGAATTCGTTCTTCGCCGACTACACCAAGAACATCAGCCGCGGCGGCACCTTCATCCGCACCGAGCGCCCGCTCGGTATCGGGACGGAGTTCAACTTCAAGCTGTGCGTCCCCACGCTGGAGAACCCCCTGGTCCTGCGCGGCAAGGTGCAGTGGACGGTGGCCCCCAACGAGGTCGTGGACGACGGGGAGCCCGGGATGGGCATCGGCTTCGTCTACAGCAGCGAGTCCGAGCGCGAGCGCATCGAAGCCATCGTGGAGACGCTGATGGTCGACAGCCTCGGCAACGTCATCTACGAGAAGCTCATGGGGAAGCCCCCACGCGGGAGCCTGCTGCCCTCCAAGTAG
- a CDS encoding PHP domain-containing protein — MDTRTPWLLSRLASVPLVLSASLAVVGCGGGGDGPPSDLGAADTGSADQGSAEDQGTGPCVTARTVTAADTPPPGPDGVVGVGGLRLQNDMVVAGFSALEQHGTAGANGGNLLDFHVIGGDDHLVEHWLVAGPDSGLRAFNESMTVITEEAERVVLELRGHIERAPHGAISPSPGDGLSIVTTFELRCGEPKLHIDTTITNDTSPPITVAGLTGPLRPVDVILWGSPSGMRPFCPNPGQGSTCTTINFANVAGTLVRSQYIGTSGSRAGGPGSLAYYSADMATVSAAHDSTNSAFGEIGTGIEPFAPGATSRHRRVLVAGGGADAASAVDVVLEDLDALGRLDAATVTGRVTVPGGIPSDPYRRPSVLLATPPSTGDATDPATWRPVNLVRVGADGSFSARVPSGAVSYEVRMDGHDVVRATGGAAAAGATLDLGTLTLGARPAVDVTVRIDGVAGTARVVVLGTGVTADPVLGPETGSAPQGNVALTDGMGEVSLALSPGTYDVYAMRGLSTSLARASITVAASDQAVMLDLFSLDVVPTGFLTADFHVHSAASFDSSTPPEDQVRAFLAAGVDALVATEHDVVFDYTPAIATVEAGLPLAARGRIKAFPGLEATAFVPYEDFPHTIGHYNVFPVDPVATAFESGAPDDERVGPGTVYDRLRAMPGPAQRIIQLNHARGSRIPTIWLGYFDSCGFDASLSFAMNAACGVASGMGTTAYDADAFEVINFKDMQEYLTQNRDWHALLREAPGGSLPTGTANSDSHRIYNEEAGFPVNVLSTSTSLADLDGDDLVGLIRGGGVAGALGVFVWMEVCDELGNNCSDPSKEPLTITSDTVQVRVRVTAPPWVPVDELRVRLGGEIVATRDLTGSNPADIFSTSAGDVVRYDMMVPVTTVTADSFITVEAGFVLPTLVDANADGVIDPVTFPAAPEPFTSLVRGAQPLGFVNPVFLDRDGNSQYDPPGMPLPL; from the coding sequence ATGGACACGCGCACCCCCTGGTTGCTCTCTCGTCTGGCGTCCGTCCCCCTGGTCCTGTCGGCCTCGCTCGCGGTGGTCGGCTGTGGCGGGGGCGGTGACGGTCCGCCCAGCGACCTCGGCGCAGCCGACACCGGCTCGGCCGACCAAGGGTCGGCAGAAGACCAGGGGACGGGGCCGTGCGTCACCGCCCGCACGGTGACCGCCGCCGATACGCCTCCGCCGGGTCCTGATGGCGTGGTCGGGGTCGGAGGCCTGCGGCTGCAGAACGACATGGTCGTGGCGGGCTTCTCGGCGCTCGAGCAGCACGGCACGGCGGGCGCGAATGGCGGCAACCTGCTCGACTTCCACGTGATCGGCGGCGACGACCACTTGGTCGAGCATTGGCTGGTGGCGGGGCCCGACAGCGGTCTGCGCGCCTTCAACGAGTCGATGACGGTCATCACGGAGGAGGCCGAGCGGGTGGTGTTGGAGCTGCGGGGTCACATCGAGCGTGCCCCGCATGGCGCGATCTCGCCGAGCCCCGGTGACGGCTTGAGCATCGTCACCACGTTCGAACTGCGCTGTGGCGAGCCCAAGCTGCACATCGACACGACGATCACGAACGACACCAGCCCGCCGATCACCGTGGCCGGTCTGACGGGGCCCTTGCGCCCGGTCGACGTCATCCTGTGGGGCAGCCCGTCGGGCATGCGCCCCTTCTGCCCCAACCCCGGGCAGGGGAGCACCTGCACCACCATCAACTTCGCGAACGTCGCGGGCACGCTGGTGCGCTCGCAGTACATTGGGACGAGCGGATCACGTGCCGGTGGGCCAGGGTCGCTGGCGTACTACTCGGCCGACATGGCGACGGTGTCTGCGGCGCATGACAGCACCAACAGCGCGTTTGGCGAGATCGGGACTGGCATCGAGCCGTTCGCACCCGGTGCGACGTCCCGACACCGCCGCGTCCTCGTGGCGGGTGGGGGCGCCGACGCGGCGAGCGCCGTCGACGTCGTGCTCGAAGACCTGGACGCCCTCGGACGGCTGGACGCTGCCACCGTCACGGGTCGGGTGACCGTGCCCGGCGGCATCCCGAGTGACCCCTACCGGCGTCCGTCCGTCCTCCTGGCGACCCCACCGTCCACCGGCGACGCGACAGACCCAGCCACCTGGCGGCCAGTGAACCTGGTGCGCGTGGGAGCCGATGGTTCGTTCTCGGCCCGCGTGCCGAGCGGCGCCGTCTCGTACGAAGTGCGCATGGACGGGCACGACGTGGTGCGCGCGACGGGCGGCGCGGCCGCGGCAGGTGCGACCCTGGATCTGGGCACGCTCACGCTGGGTGCCCGCCCGGCGGTCGACGTGACCGTGCGCATCGACGGCGTCGCTGGGACGGCGCGGGTCGTCGTGTTGGGGACCGGGGTGACCGCCGATCCGGTCCTCGGACCCGAGACGGGCTCGGCTCCTCAGGGCAACGTGGCGCTCACGGACGGCATGGGCGAGGTCTCGCTCGCGCTGTCGCCTGGCACGTACGACGTCTACGCCATGCGCGGTCTGAGCACGTCGCTGGCGCGGGCGTCCATCACGGTGGCAGCCTCGGACCAGGCGGTGATGCTCGACCTGTTCTCGCTCGACGTGGTGCCGACGGGCTTCCTCACGGCGGACTTCCACGTCCACAGCGCTGCCAGCTTCGACTCGTCGACGCCGCCGGAGGACCAGGTGCGCGCGTTCCTCGCAGCTGGCGTGGACGCGCTGGTGGCTACCGAACACGACGTGGTCTTCGACTACACGCCCGCGATCGCGACCGTCGAGGCGGGGCTGCCACTCGCGGCGCGCGGGCGCATCAAGGCGTTCCCAGGGCTCGAGGCGACGGCCTTCGTGCCGTACGAGGACTTCCCCCACACCATCGGGCACTACAACGTGTTCCCCGTCGATCCGGTCGCGACCGCGTTCGAGAGCGGGGCTCCCGACGACGAGCGGGTGGGGCCCGGCACGGTGTACGACCGGCTGCGTGCGATGCCCGGCCCGGCGCAGCGCATCATCCAGCTGAACCACGCGCGCGGAAGCCGCATCCCGACCATCTGGCTCGGCTACTTCGACTCGTGCGGCTTCGACGCGAGCTTGTCGTTCGCCATGAACGCCGCGTGCGGTGTGGCCAGCGGGATGGGCACCACGGCCTATGACGCCGACGCCTTCGAGGTGATCAACTTCAAGGACATGCAGGAGTACCTCACGCAGAACCGTGACTGGCACGCGTTGCTGCGCGAGGCACCCGGGGGGAGCCTCCCCACCGGGACGGCCAACAGCGACTCGCACCGTATCTACAACGAGGAGGCGGGCTTCCCAGTGAACGTGCTCTCGACCTCGACGAGCCTCGCGGACCTCGATGGCGACGACCTGGTGGGGCTGATTCGCGGCGGTGGCGTGGCGGGGGCGCTGGGCGTGTTCGTGTGGATGGAGGTCTGCGACGAGCTGGGCAACAACTGCAGCGATCCCAGCAAGGAGCCGCTCACGATCACCAGCGACACCGTCCAAGTGCGCGTGCGCGTGACCGCGCCGCCCTGGGTGCCGGTCGACGAGCTGCGCGTTCGCTTGGGCGGTGAGATCGTCGCGACGAGAGACCTGACCGGGAGCAACCCGGCCGACATCTTCAGCACGTCGGCGGGTGACGTGGTGCGCTACGACATGATGGTCCCCGTCACGACCGTGACGGCCGACAGCTTCATCACGGTCGAGGCGGGCTTCGTGCTGCCGACCCTCGTGGACGCGAACGCGGACGGAGTGATCGACCCAGTCACGTTCCCGGCGGCGCCCGAGCCCTTCACGTCGCTGGTGCGGGGCGCGCAGCCGCTCGGCTTCGTGAACCCGGTGTTCCTCGATCGCGACGGAAACAGCCAGTACGACCCGCCGGGGATGCCGCTGCCGTTGTAA
- the prfB gene encoding peptide chain release factor 2 (programmed frameshift): protein MSFSIGESRDLLVDLAQRLESLGRYLDVEGLQHTVDRLTHESLRDGFWNDQEAAQRIMRERATAEQTVTSFTKLSAEIADLQDLLELAAAEGDADMAAEVASALPGLEDRTRALEVQRMLSNEDNENAILMINPGAGGVDAQDWAEMLLRMYLRWCDRHGMKTTITSKQPGDEAGIKEAHVHVVGPYAYGYLRAENGVHRLIRISPFDSNARRHTAFASVRVVPDLDNSITLDGVELRDEDLEIDTMRSGGAGGQHVNRTESAVRIKHIPTGFVVRCESERSQHQNKDHALKMLRGMLFEKLRRDQEAAFEEAFMGDRAEIAFGSQVRSYTLQPYTMVKDERTDHKDANAAGVLDGDIDAFIESYLLSNADKRRAKENAKKAN from the exons ATGTCTTTCTCCATTGGCGAATCCCGCGACCTGTTGGTCGACCTCGCTCAGCGACTCGAGTCGCTGGGGAGGTATCTT GACGTCGAAGGCCTGCAGCACACGGTCGATCGACTGACCCACGAGAGCCTGCGCGACGGCTTCTGGAACGACCAGGAGGCGGCGCAGCGCATCATGCGCGAGCGCGCCACGGCCGAGCAGACCGTCACCAGCTTCACCAAGCTCAGCGCCGAGATCGCGGACCTCCAGGATCTCCTGGAGCTCGCGGCCGCCGAGGGCGACGCGGACATGGCCGCCGAGGTGGCCAGCGCGCTGCCCGGGCTGGAGGACCGCACGCGCGCCCTCGAGGTCCAGCGCATGTTGTCCAACGAAGACAACGAGAACGCGATCCTGATGATCAACCCCGGGGCTGGCGGTGTGGACGCTCAGGACTGGGCCGAGATGCTGCTGCGCATGTACCTGCGCTGGTGCGACCGGCACGGCATGAAGACCACCATCACCAGCAAACAGCCGGGTGACGAGGCGGGCATCAAGGAGGCGCACGTGCACGTCGTGGGGCCGTACGCCTACGGCTACCTGCGCGCGGAGAACGGCGTGCACCGCCTGATCCGCATCAGCCCCTTCGACAGCAACGCGCGCCGCCACACGGCGTTCGCGAGCGTGCGGGTCGTCCCGGACCTCGACAACAGCATCACGCTCGACGGCGTGGAGCTACGCGACGAGGACCTCGAGATCGACACCATGCGTTCGGGCGGGGCCGGCGGACAGCACGTCAACCGGACCGAGTCGGCGGTGCGCATCAAGCACATCCCCACGGGCTTCGTGGTGCGCTGTGAGAGCGAGCGCTCGCAGCATCAGAACAAGGACCACGCGCTCAAGATGCTGCGCGGCATGCTGTTCGAGAAGCTGCGCCGAGACCAGGAGGCCGCCTTCGAGGAGGCCTTCATGGGCGACCGGGCGGAGATCGCGTTCGGCTCGCAGGTGCGCAGCTACACGCTGCAGCCCTACACCATGGTCAAGGACGAGCGCACCGACCACAAGGACGCGAACGCGGCTGGCGTGCTGGACGGCGACATCGACGCCTTCATCGAGTCGTACCTGCTGTCCAACGCGGACAAGCGGCGCGCCAAGGAAAACGCCAAGAAGGCGAACTGA
- the lysS gene encoding lysine--tRNA ligase, with protein sequence MACWTATSTPSSSRTCCPTRTSGAPRKTPRRRTEPRGSTVATEDDLIQARKTKADTLSTFGSAPYPNTFRVTPEMEAERRHVVDLANDLESGAREALPLEEDLAPDAPELHLFGRVMAKRGPFLVIRTPYGDAQALVRKDVLDEAAAGQRAAMDLADHVVVRGPVVRTKTGDLALSARHYQHVAKAMLPPPAKWNGLKDVEKRYRERYVDLWANPDVAAVFRARTVIVKALRSFLDDRGFLEVETPLLHSLRGGATAKPFRTHHNALDLHLYLRVAPELYLKRLLVGGFDRVYELGRTFRNEGVSTRHNPEFTILEFYMAYADVDDMMDLTVDLFRHVDAVVQTAFPQLTSERTFDLVSPWPRVPMRAAILHRLERAGQGDVPTTRWAGQLDEATLNDADALAALFETMSADADAVTAKQLRAASSHGERIFLLYELLVEAELPKLYRNESGEQSVPVFITEYPAEVSPLARRNDQNPAFTDRFELFVDGREVANAFSELNDPEDQAGRFEAQLVNRGKGDEEAMDFDADYIRALSHGMPPAAGFGLGVDRLVMMLTGQASIRDVLLFPLLRPEGG encoded by the coding sequence CTGGCGTGCTGGACGGCGACATCGACGCCTTCATCGAGTCGTACCTGCTGTCCAACGCGGACAAGCGGCGCGCCAAGGAAAACGCCAAGAAGGCGAACTGAGCCGAGAGGAAGCACGGTGGCGACCGAGGACGATCTGATTCAGGCCCGCAAGACGAAGGCCGACACGCTGAGCACCTTCGGGTCCGCGCCCTACCCGAACACGTTTCGGGTGACGCCGGAGATGGAGGCCGAGCGACGGCACGTGGTGGACCTGGCGAACGACCTCGAGAGCGGCGCGCGTGAGGCCCTGCCCCTCGAGGAAGATCTGGCGCCGGACGCGCCCGAGCTGCACCTCTTCGGCCGCGTGATGGCCAAGCGCGGGCCGTTCCTGGTCATCCGCACGCCCTACGGTGATGCGCAGGCGTTGGTGCGCAAGGACGTGCTGGACGAGGCCGCGGCCGGCCAGCGCGCCGCCATGGACTTGGCGGACCACGTGGTGGTGCGCGGCCCCGTGGTGCGCACCAAGACGGGTGACCTCGCGCTGAGCGCGCGCCACTACCAGCACGTCGCCAAGGCCATGCTGCCGCCTCCGGCCAAGTGGAACGGCCTGAAGGACGTCGAGAAGCGCTACCGCGAGCGCTACGTGGACCTGTGGGCGAACCCGGACGTCGCCGCCGTGTTCCGCGCGCGCACGGTCATCGTGAAGGCGCTGCGCAGCTTCCTGGACGACCGGGGCTTCCTCGAGGTGGAGACCCCGTTGCTGCACTCCCTGCGCGGAGGCGCGACGGCCAAGCCGTTCCGTACGCACCACAACGCGCTGGACCTGCACCTCTACCTGCGCGTGGCGCCGGAGCTGTACCTGAAGCGCCTGCTCGTGGGCGGCTTCGACCGCGTGTACGAGCTGGGCCGCACCTTCCGCAACGAGGGCGTCAGCACCCGGCACAACCCCGAGTTCACCATCCTCGAGTTCTACATGGCCTACGCCGACGTGGACGACATGATGGACCTCACCGTGGACCTCTTCCGGCATGTGGACGCCGTGGTGCAGACCGCCTTCCCACAGCTTACCAGCGAGCGCACCTTCGACCTGGTGTCGCCGTGGCCGCGCGTGCCCATGCGTGCCGCCATCCTGCACCGCTTGGAGCGCGCGGGTCAGGGCGACGTACCGACCACGCGCTGGGCGGGACAGCTGGACGAGGCCACGCTGAACGACGCAGACGCTCTCGCAGCGCTCTTCGAGACCATGTCCGCGGACGCCGACGCCGTCACCGCCAAGCAGCTGCGCGCCGCCTCGTCACACGGCGAGCGCATCTTCCTGCTGTACGAGCTGCTCGTGGAGGCGGAGCTGCCCAAGCTGTACCGCAACGAGAGCGGCGAACAGAGCGTGCCCGTGTTCATCACGGAGTACCCCGCCGAGGTGTCGCCGCTCGCGCGCCGCAACGACCAGAACCCCGCCTTCACCGACCGCTTCGAGCTGTTCGTGGACGGGCGCGAGGTGGCCAACGCGTTCAGCGAGCTGAACGACCCCGAGGACCAAGCCGGGCGCTTCGAGGCGCAGCTGGTCAACCGCGGCAAGGGCGACGAAGAGGCGATGGACTTCGACGCGGACTACATCCGCGCCCTGTCCCACGGCATGCCCCCCGCCGCTGGCTTCGGCCTCGGGGTGGACCGCCTCGTCATGATGCTCACCGGCCAGGCCTCCATCCGTGACGTGCTGCTGTTCCCGCTGCTTCGTCCGGAGGGTGGGTGA
- a CDS encoding ABC transporter permease, with protein sequence MSQKGGFGPGAGFSLVGAWALGASTVAAYLGSALWYRPVKDHPLWWWPLAGALALAFVIQLGTVIATLVRARRLQRGDKGRFRLRLVGSLGALDALVGAGLVGVFAWATHQNFARPFTLRGTASEVLLALPPDVSEALQYAWYGRMGLSGLLLCVTLSTWFLLDERHRARLWVVGDLLVLLGLLTVTELAGTGPLTSAYAIAGAALLLVVAGIALRGRDSVLALGLRSGAGILLVVVIIWSFFHRPLPSGDEHLALGVIRLAAGTWALARCVARVTQPLLGLIETLDFRALVAARHLRAKKSGFLAFIATLSIMAVTLSTCMLCVVLSVMGGFRKDLKDKILGNHAHVVVDVAQGTFTGWRETLAAIDARPARDAHVAGVVAATPYVQGEVMIGSTSSREGVVIRGIDTESICQVTSLCQNMSAERGRGSLRYLNHPEELLDLPAEERGTVLPMNLGGGSDLDEVVDEGGVMADLEQLLQEDLDRAANETDRREGNRSSGSAEAAATSPSDGSLVDDDGDAAAALTEPSPTPEERAAARVVEALRELQDEGALGQEDGPAEEEAETDPLAASDLDMLGLSADEAASLSRPTRRRSRGPARDKDEDEDADLVGLGAPIAAPQQVLPGIVVGRELARSLRLFVGDDVDVVSPFGELGPTGPLPKARRFRVAGIFYSGMYEYDMKLVYVSLEAAQSFLATEDTITGIEIKLEERRVDDAPAVAAAIRTAIDRRDLRVEDWQQRNRNLFGALALEKLAMFLVLGIAILIAGFCVFGTLTLMVQEKAREVGILMAMGTTRGDIVRVFLLEGLFIGLFGASMGLGLGFDLSFGAEHFGIRMNPEVYYIDRLPVHTDPTEFALVGLAAIAICTVATIFPAIVASRTSPLEALRHD encoded by the coding sequence GTGAGCCAAAAGGGAGGCTTCGGCCCGGGTGCGGGGTTTTCGCTGGTGGGAGCGTGGGCCCTCGGCGCCAGCACCGTCGCGGCCTACCTAGGCAGCGCCCTCTGGTACCGCCCCGTCAAGGACCACCCGCTCTGGTGGTGGCCGCTCGCAGGTGCGCTCGCGCTCGCCTTCGTCATCCAGCTGGGCACCGTCATCGCCACGCTCGTGCGCGCGCGGAGGCTGCAGCGAGGCGACAAGGGCCGCTTCAGGCTGCGCCTCGTCGGGAGCCTGGGGGCGCTCGATGCGCTCGTGGGTGCCGGCCTCGTCGGGGTCTTCGCCTGGGCCACGCACCAGAACTTCGCGCGCCCCTTCACCCTGCGAGGGACCGCCAGCGAGGTGCTGCTCGCGCTCCCTCCGGACGTCTCCGAGGCGCTCCAGTACGCCTGGTACGGGCGCATGGGGCTGTCGGGGCTGCTGCTGTGCGTCACCCTGTCCACGTGGTTCCTGCTGGACGAGCGGCACCGCGCGCGGCTGTGGGTCGTAGGCGACCTGCTGGTCCTGCTCGGGCTGCTGACAGTGACCGAGCTGGCCGGCACGGGCCCCCTGACGAGCGCCTACGCCATCGCGGGCGCCGCGCTGTTGCTCGTGGTCGCCGGCATCGCCCTCCGCGGCCGCGACAGCGTGCTCGCGCTCGGCCTGCGCAGCGGCGCAGGCATCCTCTTGGTCGTCGTGATCATCTGGTCCTTCTTCCACCGGCCGCTGCCGTCGGGCGACGAGCACCTGGCCCTCGGGGTGATCCGCTTGGCCGCAGGAACGTGGGCCCTGGCGCGCTGCGTGGCGCGCGTCACACAACCCCTGCTCGGCCTGATCGAGACCCTCGACTTCCGGGCGCTCGTCGCCGCGCGCCACCTGCGGGCCAAGAAGAGCGGCTTCCTCGCGTTCATCGCGACGCTCAGCATCATGGCGGTGACCTTGTCGACCTGCATGCTGTGCGTCGTGCTCAGCGTCATGGGGGGCTTCCGCAAGGATCTGAAGGACAAGATCCTCGGGAACCACGCGCACGTGGTGGTGGATGTGGCCCAGGGCACCTTCACAGGTTGGCGCGAGACCCTCGCGGCCATCGACGCGCGCCCGGCGCGCGACGCACACGTCGCCGGGGTGGTGGCTGCGACGCCCTACGTCCAGGGCGAGGTGATGATCGGCAGCACCAGCAGCCGCGAGGGTGTGGTCATCCGCGGCATCGACACCGAGAGCATCTGCCAGGTCACCAGCTTGTGCCAGAACATGTCGGCGGAGCGTGGACGCGGCAGCTTGCGCTACCTGAACCACCCCGAGGAGCTGCTGGACCTGCCGGCCGAGGAGCGGGGCACGGTGCTGCCCATGAATCTGGGTGGAGGGTCCGATCTGGACGAGGTAGTGGACGAGGGCGGGGTCATGGCGGACCTCGAGCAGTTGCTGCAAGAGGACCTCGACCGCGCGGCGAACGAGACTGACCGTCGCGAGGGCAATCGCTCGAGCGGCTCCGCCGAAGCCGCTGCGACCTCGCCGTCCGACGGATCCCTCGTAGACGATGACGGGGACGCCGCGGCGGCGCTCACCGAGCCCTCGCCCACCCCCGAGGAACGCGCGGCCGCCCGCGTGGTGGAAGCGCTTCGCGAGCTACAGGACGAGGGCGCGCTAGGCCAGGAAGACGGTCCAGCGGAGGAGGAGGCGGAGACCGATCCGTTGGCCGCCAGCGACCTGGACATGCTGGGCCTATCCGCCGACGAGGCCGCCTCGCTGTCCCGCCCCACCCGCCGACGCTCGCGGGGCCCTGCCCGAGACAAGGACGAAGACGAGGACGCAGACCTGGTCGGGCTGGGCGCGCCGATCGCGGCCCCTCAGCAAGTGTTGCCCGGCATCGTCGTAGGGCGTGAGCTGGCCCGTTCCCTCCGCCTGTTCGTGGGGGACGATGTGGACGTGGTGTCGCCGTTTGGTGAGCTCGGTCCGACCGGCCCCCTCCCGAAGGCGCGGCGGTTTCGGGTGGCGGGCATCTTCTACAGCGGCATGTACGAGTACGACATGAAGCTGGTGTACGTGAGCCTGGAAGCGGCCCAGTCCTTTCTGGCCACCGAGGACACCATCACGGGCATCGAGATCAAGCTCGAGGAGCGGCGCGTCGACGACGCCCCCGCCGTGGCCGCGGCCATCCGCACCGCCATCGACCGCCGCGACCTACGCGTGGAGGACTGGCAGCAGCGCAACCGGAACCTCTTCGGCGCCCTCGCGCTGGAGAAGCTCGCCATGTTCCTGGTGCTCGGCATCGCCATCCTCATCGCGGGGTTCTGCGTGTTCGGGACGCTCACGCTGATGGTCCAGGAGAAGGCGCGCGAGGTGGGCATCCTGATGGCCATGGGCACCACGCGCGGCGACATCGTGCGTGTGTTCCTGCTCGAGGGCCTGTTCATCGGCCTGTTCGGGGCCTCCATGGGGCTCGGCCTGGGCTTCGACCTCTCGTTCGGCGCCGAGCACTTCGGCATACGCATGAACCCCGAGGTGTACTACATCGACCGCCTGCCGGTGCACACCGACCCGACGGAGTTCGCGCTGGTGGGGCTGGCCGCGATCGCGATCTGCACTGTCGCCACCATCTTCCCCGCGATCGTCGCGAGCCGAACGAGCCCCTTGGAGGCCCTGCGCCATGACTGA
- a CDS encoding ATP-binding cassette domain-containing protein, with product MTDVPDTDDAEQAPPAGATRSDPPLADADQPRVSEASPAPTERPISEDSAPPEVAVDGRPSAASHPPDLGAHAATSAPAESGEVIIEVRGVTKRFDQEGTTVQVLSGIDLDIRNGEMICIQGRSGAGKSTLLHILGTLDLPTTGSVRYHGRNVTRFTSRELAAFRNATIGFVFQFHHLLPEFDALENVMMPGLVQGRPRAPLRRRAHELLESVGLGHRIDHRPGELSGGEQQRVALARALVMKPQVILADEPTGNLDTSTSDAMFNLFFTLNRELGTTFVIVTHSDDLAERMPRRIVMSDGLIAGDHRRSSPYRTAPAAPPADAEDAGATLDPL from the coding sequence ATGACTGACGTCCCCGACACCGACGACGCCGAACAGGCCCCGCCCGCAGGCGCGACACGCAGCGACCCGCCCCTTGCCGATGCGGACCAGCCGCGCGTGAGCGAGGCCTCGCCAGCGCCCACCGAGCGCCCCATCTCCGAGGACTCAGCACCGCCCGAGGTTGCCGTCGACGGGCGTCCGTCGGCCGCATCACACCCGCCAGACCTCGGCGCCCACGCGGCCACCAGCGCGCCCGCGGAGTCGGGAGAGGTCATCATCGAAGTGCGGGGCGTCACCAAGCGCTTCGACCAAGAGGGCACCACGGTGCAGGTGTTGAGCGGGATCGACCTCGACATCCGCAACGGAGAGATGATCTGCATCCAGGGTCGCTCGGGCGCTGGCAAGAGCACGCTGCTGCACATCCTCGGCACGCTGGACCTCCCCACCACCGGCTCCGTGCGTTACCACGGTCGCAATGTCACGCGCTTCACCAGTCGAGAGTTGGCTGCATTCCGGAACGCCACGATCGGCTTCGTGTTCCAGTTCCACCACCTCCTGCCGGAATTCGACGCGCTCGAGAACGTGATGATGCCGGGGCTGGTCCAGGGCCGGCCCCGGGCACCGCTGCGCAGACGGGCCCACGAGCTCTTGGAGAGCGTGGGACTGGGCCACCGCATCGACCATCGCCCCGGAGAGCTCTCGGGCGGCGAGCAGCAGCGCGTCGCGCTCGCTCGGGCGCTGGTCATGAAACCCCAGGTGATCCTGGCCGACGAGCCCACCGGCAACCTGGACACGAGCACGAGCGACGCGATGTTCAACCTCTTCTTCACGTTGAACCGTGAGCTGGGGACCACGTTCGTGATCGTCACGCACTCGGACGACTTGGCCGAGCGGATGCCGCGCCGCATCGTCATGAGCGATGGCCTGATCGCGGGCGACCACCGACGCAGCAGCCCCTACCGCACTGCCCCCGCGGCCCCGCCCGCCGACGCCGAGGACGCGGGAGCCACCCTTGACCCCCTCTGA